The genomic window GTTCTTTCAAGATAGCAGAACTTAAGGCTGGTAATTCAGCAAGTTCATAAAGTAAAGCAGACCTTATCCGCATTTTTCTTTGGGTTATTTCTGAAAGGTCTTTATAACTTGAAAGTAATTCTGCTATTTCACCCGCAATAGAGCACAAATTTAGAGCGTCGTTAGACTTCCAACCAGGAGCACTGGATAGAACACTTTCTACGAAATAAGATAAACGAGCAACAGATCCATTACCAGATGGAAATTTTTGACCATAGCGATGCATCGCCAGTGATTGTCGAACCCATTGCAGATCACTAATAAAATCATGGTTATTTAAAACAGACTTGATTTCGTCTATTACAAACATGATTTCCTCACTTGATCAATTTTGTCATACACGGATTTCGCAAGATCAGGAATTTCTTCTATGCACAGCACATCAATTTCAATTTTCTTTTTGTTTTTTCGAGTTGCAAGTATAGATATTTCATCATCTAGTTTAGTTGATAGGTCAATAATTGCGAAACCAACATAATGAATCTTAGAATTGGAGTACGGTAATAATGCTTTACGTACTCTTGTTCGCTCAGGTTCTGAAAGACCTTCGATTCTATCTTTTGCCGCACCAAGATCAAAATCCCTGTCCACAGTAGAGTATTCATTGAGTGAGTTGAATATATCAGCAAAACAGGATTTATCATGATTAGCAGGTAGCCCGTCCGCAGAAGTCTTCATACTTGATTTCACCTCTACAAATACGAACTCTACTGGATCAGAAAGTGGTTTATAAAGAACTAAATCCATCTTGTTGGCATTACCATTTTGTGTAGTTAAAAGTGATAATTTGCTATACAGTTTTTTTAACCCAATTACTTCTTCAGCAAATACGCCAGCAGTTATTTCGCAGAAATGTGATTCTATAAAAGATAGAGCATCGGGTAGTCGATTAAGAGTGTCAATAATTGGTGTAAAGAATAATTCATCTTCAAAGCTTTTCTGAATTTGTGAAGGCTCTCGATAGAAAAAAGGGATCTTTTCAAATAGATATTTATCTAATTTAATACCATTATTATTTCGGATTAATTCTGAAATGTAGACCGCCCGAACCATAGTCTTGGGGCAAGTAAAAGATGTACGGCAGACTCTAACAAACTGTCCTAATCCGCTATTGGATAACATTATTGCTCTGACTCCACGTAGCTAACAGTAATCAAAATCCCTCAAATTTTGTTTCATTCAGGCATTACTTAGTTTAGAACTGACTGGGTTTTAGGTGGCTATGAGCTTGTAGATGATTAATCTATTCTCACCCCTAAAGTGATTAACAAAATAATCTAAAACTAGGCAGAATTAATATGCCAATATTAAATCAAACTTTCTGCCAATTTTATAAAACCAAGACATTGGTATTACGATGGTAGGGTTTTACTATTTATTAGGTTCGATGTCAATGTATCTTTCCGTCATAATTTTGCAATAACTTTAAACACAATTAAATATGCAGAACCATAATTACTAAAACGGAGTTTGAGATGGTCCTAATTTGACGGACACCAGTATTGCTTAAACAATGAAAGATTATGAAAACACAAAAAGCAAAACTGGCTCGTCGAAAATATGATGAGGAGTTCAAACTCCAGTCCCTCAAGATGATTGACAATGGGCAGTCGGTTCGCTCAACGGCTCAAATTCAAGTTTCCATTTAAGAGGATTAGAGTCCTAGAATATTCACGCCATTTAGAAAGTGTAGACATTTTTCGAGTATATCTATATCCCCTTTGAAACTTTTAATTGACAGTGAGCGGTTTCGCAACGTATAAGATTTATATAAATTTTATATAATGAGTTTTTTGCTATGCAAAAGAACAAAGTGAGAACCTATTCGGCGGCAGATCGCGATGTAGCAATGCTTGAAGCCGTCGCCCGCTATCACGGGTTGAACAAAAGCGTTATGATTGTCAGTCTGATTCGCAAAGAATTCTGGCGAATCTTTCCCGCCGGCACGGATAAAATCAAAACCGACCGCGGGGCGAAAGTGGAGGAAAAATGAGCACACAATTTGTCAATCTCGAATCAACGCAGTCGCCGGTAATCGACGCCCCTCATCAACTTTTAATGGAAGAGATTCGTGAACTTGCCAGGCGTCGTAATGCCATCATACTGGCGCACAATTATCAGGTCGGCGAAGTGCAGGACATTGCCGATGTCGTGGGCGACAGTCTCGGACTTGCCCTCGAAGCGCAAAAGACCGATGCCGATTTAATTGTTTTTTGCGGGGTTCATTTCATGGCAGAATCGGCAAAAATTTTGAATCCGCAAAAGAAGGTACTACTTCCCAATCTCTCGGCTGGTTGTTCGCTTGCCGATTCCATCACGCCCGAAAGTTTGCAGGAATGGAAGAATCGCTACCCAGGCTACACAGTCATCACCTATGTGAATTCAACCGCGGACGTAAAAGCCATGAGCGATATTTGCTGCACCTCTGCAAACGCCGTAGCGGTCGCCCGCAGTTTGAACACCGACAAAATTTTATTCACTCCAGATCGCAACCTCGGCAGTTGGGTCAAAAAGCAATTACCCGAAAAAGAGGTAGTCGTCTATGACGGCGCTTGCCCGACGCACGACGTGCTGCGTGGCGCGAATGTCGAAAAGACCAAATCAGCATTTCCAGATGCCGTGGTCATTGCGCATCCCGAATGCCGCGAAGACATCATCGCGATTGCCGATGAAGTCTGCTCGACCACGGCGATGCTTGGGCGCATTGCCAAATACCCGGATGTGAAAACCTTCATCGTCGCCACCGAAAACGGCATCATTCATCAAATGAAAAAACGCTATCCGGGCAAGGAATTTGTGATGGCTGACGGCTGCATCGGCTGTCGTCTGCATTGCCCTTATATGAAGATGATTAGCCTCGAAGATGTGAAGCGTTCGCTCATTGAGGACAAATTCGAGATTGAAGTCGAAGCGGATATTATGGAAGGCGCGCGCCTTGCGCTTGAGCGCATGCTTGCCGTGCCCAGAGATAATTAATTCAAGACTTTGGAGAAATTCAAAGTTTGCCGAAAGCAGTCCCGACCAGGGTCGTTGACCTTGAACAATGGATTATTCCGGCAGATGAGATTGACGAAGGAAGGGAGCAAGGAAGCGAGAAAAGAGAAGCGGCCGCGCCAAGCTTAGAAGTTTCGAGCGTTCAGACCTTGCGGCTTTTTGAATCTTGGGACAGGTATCTCTTATGTCTGCGCAGATCTTAGCTACTAAACTTTACATCCCGTTGCCTCGCCCTAAAGTCGTCTTACGCCCGCGCCTGATCGAACGTTTGGAGGAGGGCTTACACCATAAGCTGACCCTCATCTCCGCCCCCGCCGGCTTTGGCAAAACGACACTGCTCAGTGAATGGGTTGCCGGTTGTGAACGGCGGGTGGCTTGGCTTTCCCTGGACGAAGGGGATAACGACCGCAGACGCTTCCTGGCTTACCTCGTCGCCGCCTTGCAGACCGTCGCATCAAGTATCGGGAATGGCGTCCTGGGAATGCTCCAATTGCCGCAGCTGCCGCCGACAGAATCGCTTTTGACGGTCTTGCTCAATGAGGTCACCGCCACCGCCGAAAGTTTCATCCTCGTCCTTGACGACTACCACGTTATCGATACCGAACCGATTGACCACATCCTCACCTTTCTGGTGGAGCACCTGCCACCGCAGGCGCATCTGGTCATTGCCACCCGTGAGGACCCGCCGCTCCCGCTGGCCCGGTTACGCGCCCGCGGCCAGTTGACCGAACTGCGCGTCTCCGACTTGCGGTTTATCCCTGCCGAAGCGGCTGAGTTTCTCAATCAGACCATGAGTCTCAAGCTCTCGGCAGAAGACGTTGCCGCTTTGGAAGCGCGCACCGAAGGCTGGATCGTCGGGCTGCAACTGGCCGCGGTTTCACTGCAAGGGCGTAAAGACGCCGCCGACTTCATCAAGTCTTTCACCGGCAGCCACTATTTCGTGCTGGATTATCTGGTTGAAGAAGTCCTACAGCGGCAGCCCGAAAGCATCCAGACCTTCCTGTTGCGCACCTCCATCCTCGACCGTCTGTGCGGCACCTTGTGTGATGCCATTCTGCTTGAACGACCCGGTTCCGGGCAGCAAACCCTGGCATACCTTGAACGCTCCAACCTGTTCATCGTCCCTCTGGACAACGAGCGGCGCTGGTATCGCTATCACCACCTCTTCGCCGACTCGCTGCGGCAGAGGCTGCTGCACCAGAACATCGCCCTATCACCAGATGATGCGCGGGCACGGATGAACGAGTTGCACACCCGTGCCAGCCAGTGGTTTGAAGATCATGGCTTGGCGGTTGAAGCGTTTCGCCATGCTGCCGCCGCAGGTGATGTCGAGCGCGCTCAGAGACTCATCGCAGGAGACCGGATTCCCCAGCACCTTCGCGGCGCAGTAGCCCCTATCTTGGACTGGCTGGGGTCGCTGCCCAGGAAAGTCCTGGACGCCAGACCCTGGTTATGGTGGAGGCATGCCTCATTGTTGCTGATTCATGGACAGACGACCGGCGTGGAAGAGAAACTCCAGTCCGCTGAAGATGCCTTGCAAAGCCGCTGGGCGGAAGACCATGACCGAAACCTTGTCGGGCTGATTGCCGCGGCCCGCGCGGTGCTGGCGCTCACCCGGTACGATGTAGAAACCATGCTTGCCCAATCGCGCCGCGCCCTGGAGTATCTGCACCCCGACAGCATGATTACCCGCGCTACCGCCTATTGGACGATGGGGGCTGCTCACTTCTTCTCGCAAG from Acidobacteriota bacterium includes these protein-coding regions:
- a CDS encoding Hachiman antiphage defense system protein HamA → MLSNSGLGQFVRVCRTSFTCPKTMVRAVYISELIRNNNGIKLDKYLFEKIPFFYREPSQIQKSFEDELFFTPIIDTLNRLPDALSFIESHFCEITAGVFAEEVIGLKKLYSKLSLLTTQNGNANKMDLVLYKPLSDPVEFVFVEVKSSMKTSADGLPANHDKSCFADIFNSLNEYSTVDRDFDLGAAKDRIEGLSEPERTRVRKALLPYSNSKIHYVGFAIIDLSTKLDDEISILATRKNKKKIEIDVLCIEEIPDLAKSVYDKIDQVRKSCL
- the nadA gene encoding quinolinate synthase NadA; translated protein: MSTQFVNLESTQSPVIDAPHQLLMEEIRELARRRNAIILAHNYQVGEVQDIADVVGDSLGLALEAQKTDADLIVFCGVHFMAESAKILNPQKKVLLPNLSAGCSLADSITPESLQEWKNRYPGYTVITYVNSTADVKAMSDICCTSANAVAVARSLNTDKILFTPDRNLGSWVKKQLPEKEVVVYDGACPTHDVLRGANVEKTKSAFPDAVVIAHPECREDIIAIADEVCSTTAMLGRIAKYPDVKTFIVATENGIIHQMKKRYPGKEFVMADGCIGCRLHCPYMKMISLEDVKRSLIEDKFEIEVEADIMEGARLALERMLAVPRDN
- a CDS encoding LuxR C-terminal-related transcriptional regulator; amino-acid sequence: MSAQILATKLYIPLPRPKVVLRPRLIERLEEGLHHKLTLISAPAGFGKTTLLSEWVAGCERRVAWLSLDEGDNDRRRFLAYLVAALQTVASSIGNGVLGMLQLPQLPPTESLLTVLLNEVTATAESFILVLDDYHVIDTEPIDHILTFLVEHLPPQAHLVIATREDPPLPLARLRARGQLTELRVSDLRFIPAEAAEFLNQTMSLKLSAEDVAALEARTEGWIVGLQLAAVSLQGRKDAADFIKSFTGSHYFVLDYLVEEVLQRQPESIQTFLLRTSILDRLCGTLCDAILLERPGSGQQTLAYLERSNLFIVPLDNERRWYRYHHLFADSLRQRLLHQNIALSPDDARARMNELHTRASQWFEDHGLAVEAFRHAAAAGDVERAQRLIAGDRIPQHLRGAVAPILDWLGSLPRKVLDARPWLWWRHASLLLIHGQTTGVEEKLQSAEDALQSRWAEDHDRNLVGLIAAARAVLALTRYDVETMLAQSRRALEYLHPDSMITRATAYWTMGAAHFFSQDRGAARRAFTEAISLSQESGDIFTAILATVGLGNVEAAENRLDEAAATYRRVLQMASEQPLQIVHEAHLGLARVLYEWNDLDAAEQHARQGLDLAKQYDRVIDRFIICEVFLARLKLARGDVAGAASVLAKADQSVRRHHFAHRAAEVAAAQVVTFLHQGNLAAAERLAKTRQLPLSQSRVHLAREDASAALAVLEPLRRQAEAKGWQDERLKVMVLQSVAHHAHGEKDKALQLLSEALALAEPGGFVRLFVDEGKPMAHLLSEAAAHGMMPDYVAKLLAAFATETPKRNDTSSLPPVTPVPSLIEGLSQRELEVLRLIAQGLSNREISEQLFLALVTVKGHNQRIFGKLQVKNRTEAVARARELGLL